Proteins encoded within one genomic window of Heptranchias perlo isolate sHepPer1 chromosome 35, sHepPer1.hap1, whole genome shotgun sequence:
- the mblac1 gene encoding metallo-beta-lactamase domain-containing protein 1 produces MSVTLKIRTQPIGSPVIHGNPYSVFVVKEGYAYTDKDGNMKADGSITLVKGQQVILVDTGNPWDKGVILQNLETHGLEPKDISFVVCTHGHSDHVGNLNLFPEATFIVSYDICKRDVYLSHDFREGLPFKIDDYVEVFATPGHCGSDVSVLVRGTEEGTVVVAGDLFEREGDDGSWQLLSENPELQAKHRDKVQDVADVIIPGHGAPFRVIKEYEPVL; encoded by the coding sequence ATGAGTGTCACCTTAAAAATTCGGACACAGCCTATTGGCTCACCAGTCATTCATGGAAACCCTTATTCAGTCTTTGTGGTTAAAGAGGGCTACGCTTATACAGACAAAGATGGCAACATGAAAGCAGATGGTTCAATAACCCTGGTTAAAGGACAGCAGGTTATTTTAGTGGACACTGGGAATCCTTGGGACAAGGGAGTTATATTACAGAACTTGGAAACGCATGGCCTCGAGCCAAAAGACATCTCGTTTGTGGTCTGCACCCATGGGCATTCCGATCATGTCGGCAACCTCAACTTGTTCCCTGAGGCCACCTTCATTGTGTCTTATGACATCTGCAAGAGGGACGTCTACCTTAGCCACGATTTTCGAGAGGGTCTCCCTTTCAAAATTGATGATTACGTCGAGGTCTTTGCCACTCCCGGCCACTGTGGGAGTGACGTGAGTGTCctagtgaggggcacagaggaggGCACTGTGGTGGTGGCTGGAGATTTGTTTGAAAGAGAAGGTGATGATGGGAGCTGGCAGCTCCTGAGTGAAAACCCCGAGTTGCAGGCCAAGCACAGAGATAAAGTGCAGGACGTGGCTGATGTTATTATTCCCGGACATGGGGCACCCTTCAGAGTAATAAAGGAATATGAGCCTGTTCTGTGA
- the LOC137302314 gene encoding uncharacterized protein DKFZp434B061-like encodes MVAQCSLEHADFSVDGATKEIVEGRFADEAQQIIVNGHDAKRVTRCAATHNRTPPRVRAHNRTPPRVSAHNRTPPRVSAHNRTPPRVRAHNRTPPRVRAHNRTPPRVRAHNRTPPRVRAHNRTPPRVRAHNRTPPRVRAHNRTPPRVSAHNRTPPRVRAHNRTPPRVRAHNRTPPRVRAHNRTPPRVRAHNRTPPRVSGHNRTPPRVRAHNRTPPRVRAHNRTPPRVRAHNRTPPRVSAHNRTPPRVRAHNRTPPRVRAHNRTPPRVRAHNRTPPRVRAHNRTPPRVRAHNRTPPRVRAHNRTPPRVRAHNRTPPRVRAHNRTPPRVSAHNRPPPRVSAHDRTPPRVRAHNRTPPRVRAHNRTPPRVRAHNRPPPRVRAHDRTQPRVRAHNRTPPRVRAHNRTPPRVRAHNRTPPRVRAHNRTPPRVRAHNRTPPRVRAHNRTPPRVRAHNRTPPRVRAHNRTPPRVRAHNRTPPRVRAHNRTPPRVRAHNRTPPRVRAHNRTPPRVRAHNRTPPRVRGQDRTPPRVRGQDCTRPRVSGQDRTPPRVSGQDRTPPRVSGQDRTPPRVRAHNRTPPRVRGQDRTPPRVRGQDRTPPRVSGQDRTRPRVSGQDRTPPRVSGQDRTPPRVSI; translated from the exons ATGGTGGCTCAGTGCAGCTTGGAGCACGCAGATTTCAGTGTTGACGGAGCAACTAAGGAGATTGTGGAAGGCCGCTTTGCTGATGAGGCCCAGCAGATTATTGTGAATGGG CATGATGCAAAGAGAG TCACACGATGTGCTGCAACCCACAACCGCACTCCGCCCAGGGTCAGAGCCCACAACCGCACTCCGCCCAGGGTCAGTGCCCACAACCGCACTCCGCCCAGGGTCAGTGCCCACAACCGCACACCGCCCAGGGTCAGAGCCCACAACCGCACTCCGCCCAGGGTCAGAGCCCACAACCGCACTCCGCCCAGGGTCAGAGCCCACAACCGCACTCCGCCCAGGGTCAGAGCCCACAACCGCACTCCGCCCAGGGTCAGAGCCCACAACCGCACTCCGCCCAGGGTCAGAGCCCACAACCGCACTCCGCCCAGGGTCAGTGCCCACAACCGCACTCCACCCAGGGTCAGAGCCCACAACCGCACTCCGCCCAGAGTCAGAGCCCACAACCGCACTCCGCCCAGAGTCAGAGCCCACAACCGCACTCCGCCCAGGGTCAGAGCCCACAACCGCACTCCGCCCAGGGTCAGCGGCCACAACCGCACTCCGCCCAGAGTCAGAGCCCACAACCGCACTCCGCCCAGAGTCAGAGCCCACAACCGCACTCCGCCCAGGGTCAGAGCCCACAACCGCACTCCGCCCAGGGTCAGTGCCCACAACCGCACTCCGCCCAGGGTCAGAGCCCACAACCGCACTCCGCCCAGGGTCAGAGCCCACAACCGCACTCCGCCCAGGGTCAGAGCCCACAACCGCACTCCGCCCAGGGTCAGAGCCCACAACCGCACTCCGCCCAGGGTCAGAGCCCACAACCGCACTCCGCCCAGAGTCAGAGCCCACAACCGCACTCCGCCCAGGGTCAGAGCCCACAACCGCACTCCGCCCAGGGTCAGAGCCCACAACCGCACTCCGCCCAGGGTCAGTGCCCACAACCGCCCTCCGCCCAGAGTCAGTGCCCACGACCGCACTCCGCCCAGGGTCAGAGCCCACAACCGCACTCCGCCCAGGGTCAGAGCCCACAACCGCACTCCGCCCAGGGTCAGGGCCCACAACCGCCCTCCGCCCAGGGTCAGAGCCCACGACCGCACTCAGCCCAGGGTCAGAGCCCACAACCGGACTCCGCCCAGGGTCAGGGCCCACAACCGCACTCCGCCCAGGGTCAGAGCCCACAACCGCACTCCGCCCAGGGTCAGAGCCCACAACCGCACTCCGCCCAGGGTCAGAGCCCACAACCGCACTCCGCCCAGGGTCAGAGCCCACAACCGCACTCCGCCCAGGGTCAGAGCCCACAACCGCACTCCGCCCAGGGTCAGAGCCCACAACCGCACTCCGCCCAGGGTCAGAGCCCACAACCGCACTCCGCCCAGGGTCAGAGCCCACAACCGCACTCCGCCCAGGGTCAGAGCCCACAACCGCACTCCGCCCAGGGTCAGAGCCCACAACCGCACTCCGCCCAGGGTCAGAGCCCACAACCGCACTCCGCCCAGGGTCCGCGGCCAGGACCGCACTCCGCCCAGGGTCCGCGGCCAGGACTGCACTCGGCCCAGGGTCAGCGGCCAGGACCGCACTCCGCCCAGGGTCAGCGGCCAGGACCGCACTCCGCCCAGGGTCAGCGGCCAGGACCGCACTCCGCCCAGGGTCAGAGCCCACAACCGCACTCCGCCCAGGGTCCGCGGCCAGGACCGCACTCCGCCCAGGGTCCGCGGCCAGGACCGCACTCCGCCCAGGGTCAGCGGCCAGGACCGCACTCGGCCCAGGGTCAGCGGCCAGGACCGCACTCCGCCCAGGGTCAGCGGCCAGGACCGCACTCCGCCTCGGGTCAGCATCTAA
- the LOC137302184 gene encoding transmembrane 4 L6 family member 1-like isoform X2, translating into MCTGKCAKCIGAALFPLAFLCIVANLFLFFPDFKVEYVEDPSKITPEVLYLGGIIGGGIMILFPAVHIHATGSGGCCTNRCGMFLSILFAAFGALGSGYCLIISILGLVNGPMCEVKNQNWTKPFLGSSEDEQSYLFYPETWSKCTNPANVVLFNVVLFSLLIAFSTIELILCTLQMVNGLFGCLCGTCGKRRAGPV; encoded by the exons ATGTGCACGGGAAAATGCGCCAAGTGCATCGGGGCCGCCTTGTTCCCCCTTGCTTTCTTGTGCATCGTGGCCAACCTGTTCCTTTTCTTCCCTGATTTTAAGGTGGAATATGTGGAAGACCCCAGCAAAATAACACCGGAGGTTCTGTATCTAGGAGGAATTATTGGAGGTGGAATCATG ATTTTGTTTCCAGCCGTACACATCCACGCAACTGGTAGTGGAGGATGCTGTACAAACAGATGTGGG ATGTTCCTCTCCATTCTGTTTGCTGCATTTGGAGCGTTGGGGTCAGGATACTGCCTCATTATTTCCATACTGGGCTTGGTCAATGGGCCGATGTGTGAAGTCAAAAATCAGAATTGGACAAAACCTTTCCTTGGAAGTAGTGAAGA CGAGCAGAGCTATCTCTTTTATCCCGAAACCTGGTCCAAATGCACGAATCCCGCCAATGTGGTTCTCTTCAACGTGGTCCTATTCTCCTTGCTGATAGCTTTCAGTACCATTGAGCTCATTCTGTGCACGCTTCAGATGGTCAATGGCCTCTTTGGGTGTCTCTGTGGAACTTGTGGAAAAAGGCGTGCG GGCCCTGTGTAA
- the LOC137302184 gene encoding transmembrane 4 L6 family member 5-like isoform X1 translates to MCTGKCAKCIGAALFPLAFLCIVANLFLFFPDFKVEYVEDPSKITPEVLYLGGIIGGGIMILFPAVHIHATGSGGCCTNRCGMFLSILFAAFGALGSGYCLIISILGLVNGPMCEVKNQNWTKPFLGSSEDSEQSYLFYPETWSKCTNPANVVLFNVVLFSLLIAFSTIELILCTLQMVNGLFGCLCGTCGKRRAGPV, encoded by the exons ATGTGCACGGGAAAATGCGCCAAGTGCATCGGGGCCGCCTTGTTCCCCCTTGCTTTCTTGTGCATCGTGGCCAACCTGTTCCTTTTCTTCCCTGATTTTAAGGTGGAATATGTGGAAGACCCCAGCAAAATAACACCGGAGGTTCTGTATCTAGGAGGAATTATTGGAGGTGGAATCATG ATTTTGTTTCCAGCCGTACACATCCACGCAACTGGTAGTGGAGGATGCTGTACAAACAGATGTGGG ATGTTCCTCTCCATTCTGTTTGCTGCATTTGGAGCGTTGGGGTCAGGATACTGCCTCATTATTTCCATACTGGGCTTGGTCAATGGGCCGATGTGTGAAGTCAAAAATCAGAATTGGACAAAACCTTTCCTTGGAAGTAGTGAAGA CAGCGAGCAGAGCTATCTCTTTTATCCCGAAACCTGGTCCAAATGCACGAATCCCGCCAATGTGGTTCTCTTCAACGTGGTCCTATTCTCCTTGCTGATAGCTTTCAGTACCATTGAGCTCATTCTGTGCACGCTTCAGATGGTCAATGGCCTCTTTGGGTGTCTCTGTGGAACTTGTGGAAAAAGGCGTGCG GGCCCTGTGTAA